tactggtaAAGCTTTTAAATTGGCACAGAAGTACAGACTGTACTCATTTCTATTTCTATGTTTAATATCTCAAAACTCAACAGATGCTGCTCTTAAGAGCCTCGTATTAAATATGCTGTGTAGCACCTTGTTAAGTTGAAATTCTAAATTTAAGTCCACCTCTGACCTGTTCTCACGGGAGCTTCTGGAGTGTCTGTTCACAGCAGCTCAGCCCTTTGGGCCCAACTCAGAAACAAGATCCAAAAGGGCAGTCTTTCTCAGGCTGATCAAGCCAGAAGACCGCCGAAGTAAACCCTTAACTTCGGCCCGATTCTAAGTACTGCGTCACTTCCTTTACCATCGGCAGCAGCCCCTGTGCCTTTTAGTCCAGCAGTCAAGCTATGGGAGACCTTAACATGGTGGCAATTCACATGGGGTTTGGGACTGTCGAATTGAAAGCCTTAGTTATACCATATTAAGCCTATAATTACACTCTGATTTGATGTGATTCCTGACATTTGGCACTTGTCAAAatgcagttttccttttcttttcttcctggtgCAAATGATTAAACAAGTCTTCCCTGTTTCTTTGGTGCAATGAAGTATAGCAGATAAAATGGGGAAAGGGAAATTATCACCTTTaacaagattaatttttaaatgtttttatatatatttgaaattgttAAAATTGGTTTTGCTGAAAAAGAATTTCACCCTTGAGATACTATTTGAATGTTGGTTTCAATAAAGGTTCTTGAAATTGTTCCCAGTAGTTCACTTCATAAATCTTAGCATTAATTGGGCACGGTGACTTCTTTTTGGATAACAACTTCAAAAGAATAAAGGtttctaaaaatacataatatcAGGTTTGGATTTGATGCTTCTGAAGTattttgaggttaaaaaaaatctgagatgTATAAATTCTCACCACTGCATTTTAAACTAAACGacaatttttcctttattcactAATTTAGCAGAATTAGGAAGACTTACCCAGACTTACCCAAGTATCTGAAATAGCTGCTTAAAGAATAGTGAGAAAGCCAGCTTCTCCTCTGGCCTCTTAATACTAACCAAGAAGAAAACCTAAACAAATGCCTTTgccaaaataagattttattttaaagtcatctGAAAAACACTGAGTAAGGAGAGAGACCTCAGACTCAATGGAGGAAGTTTCCAAGTTCACActcttccctgcccccagcaggGGTCTTTTGTTGTATCAGAGAGGTGCTTTCTTTGGTAATTCCTATTTTTTAGCTTCCTGGGGAAGAGATCTTTTCCCATAagccatcttcattttttttgtaGAGTAGAGCCTTGTTCCCAGGAAACAGTGTGTTAGCTGGAGAAggatgtttctttaaaaacatcaaGGTAGATCTAATATGTTCAACAAAGTGGGGGGGCTCAGCCAGGGGTGATGTGGAAAGGTTCTGGAAAAACAAGATTTGGGGTGTGAGAGGAGAACCTGCTTTGTTCCCTACTTTGATAAAGCTGTCAAGAGTCTCTGTGCTCCTTACACATTCATCAGGCTGTTCTCGGAtcactgtataaatatatataatttgtaaagTTACATAAGGAACAGGTGTGCTGGGTTAACAAGAACAAAGCAGATGGCTGCCTGTTGCTATGCTGCGTAGACATCTACCCAGGATCCACTCACCCCCGACTAACATTAGGAGCAGCTCAGCAGGGTCTGCAAATGGCGCCCTCCACAGACACCGAGGGAACTGCTGTTGTCTCGTCTACACTCTGTTCttcaacagatgaggaaaccaggggCCAGAGAGATGCCCAGCCTGTAGATGCTCACCTCTAGTATCTGCTTATCATCTTGCTGCAACCAGAAATCCACATGGGGAAATGGCGTCCAGGAATACGGTCCTATACGAAGTTGCTCTGTCTTTGCATCGTAAATGCTAATCAtctaaaaaaagaacatttcaggGGCAGAATTTAAGGAGTGTTATCGGTGGAAATGCTGCCTTTAACGCAGGCTCCCGTGTCGTCTTGAACTTAAGGCATCTATCTGGTAGAGAAGCGTCTTTCAAGTTTGCTCTCACTGAAACAAGCTGCCGCTTAACTACTTCCCACTGGTCTGGTACTGCACTTGGTGGGCAACAGACATCATTTTGTTTAGTTCTGACAACAATCCTGCAGGAAGCTGgtgttttttccattttggttggagacctgaggcttagagagatggGCCTGCTGCCCAAAGTCACGCGTCTGTAGTGTCCGGGCTGGGCTGCAGACCCCGTGTGTCTGACCCAAGGCCATGGCCTTGCCGCCTCCTTGTTCACACCCCTAGTCATCTTGGAGCTTAAAACCACACATGCCTGTTGCCCCctcaaaagaagggaaaagccaacTCGTAAAAATTTGCTAAATGATCAATTCCCTGAATTCTCAAATGTGCCAATGGTAGTTTCCAGCTTAACCAGCAATGTTCAATTTCGGTTACTGAGACTAAAATATGTCCTGAATCTTGGCTAAATCAAGACTGTTCTCCCTGAGACACTGAGAAAGGAAACCTGACAATGTCAAAGGGTTGGCAAAACAGACCACTGGGTCCAGACGTTTCCAGTGAAAAACGGCAGCTTTTCCTAAGCAAGCAGACTGATgcgatttctgtttttttcacatTACgtgtttttaaaggattttttcacTTGTTCCTCAAACAGCATGTAagtcttattctttttttcctaacttttaaaatgaaggtGTTAGCTAACTAAAAAGACCGAAAGGCAATCAGACTTTTAAACTGATCTGATTATTCTTTGGGCATCAGTTCATCCCAGCAAACTGCTTTCCAGTGACCTCGTCTGGGGACAGCATGACCTGCAGTACAGAAGAGAAAAGCCTCTTCTCCCCACTTAGCTCTCCTTTCTTTGCAGTAACTTCACTGGTAAAGTTCTTACAAAGTACATGGGGTTCATTTTGTTTGGATCTGGATGCAGGGGGATTCACATATATCCCCAACATCTTCAGGGCAGAGAACTGGGGTCTTGCGCTTCTAACCTAAAACATTCTTTCTTCTCTACGTGCTGTGAGTGTGTGGTGGTTCCTGATCATGGGCAGCTTTCCAGAAGCCATCAGAAACTTTTCATTTCCAAGGTGGATAAAGCTCAAGGCTTTAGAGTTTGATGCCCCCCCTTTTCCCTTCACCCTGTTAAGACAAGATGCTGTCGGACTCACTGGTCCTCCTGTTAAAGCTCGGGCAGCCCGCAGCTCCTCCTCCGGACCTCGGTCTTGGAAGGAGGCTCTGTAGATTTCCGCAGTTTTGATGTTGACAGCTGTGGGGACAACAGGATGACTCCAATTGGCAAAAGGAGCTGGTAAGTCTCCCATGCATACCATCGCCCATGATAGGACTGAACAAAGTTACGTGTCGGCAGTCTCTCCCTTTCTGGGAAGGGAGAATGCAACCCTTTGGCCAGGCATCTCACTGAGAAGTGCTGAGGCCCGAGCTGGACCCAGTAAGACCTGGTTCCAGACCAAGGGCCGCCCCCACCTGGGAGACGCGCCATCTCTTCAGGCAGCCCGTGGCAAGGCCTCCCTGCTCAGCCCTGTGACAAGGAAGACAAGCCTTGGCAAGACAAGGCTGCGGACGTGGCCTGGGATCGGCGCCAGGGCTGGTGGTGTGTGTTGGTTATGACTGTTTCTGACATACAAAGGATAGAGAATAAAGCAGTGAACACCCTGCCAAATAAACCGAACGTTAGGAATATGGCAGAAACCCTCTGTAGAGACAGCcagtctcaggacttccctggtggtatagtggttcaaaatctgccttccaatgcaggggactcgggttcaatccctggtcagggaaccaagatcccacatgcagcagggcaGTTAAGCCCTCACCTGAACTACTGAGCTCTCAGTAggtgcctcaactagagagaagcccaggcaccgcaaGAAAAAACcctacgtgccacaactaagacccaatgcagccaaataaatacttttggcaaataaataaagacaGCCAGTCCCAGCCTATTAATGCCTCAGGAGTCCCAGGGGCTGTCATAGGAGGAAGGGACACTCTGGCTTTCTTTCAGGCTAACCATCTTTAGCCTGATGGTTTCACTTTGCTTTGTAGGCTTTTTGTTCTCCATCAGAACCTTAATTAGTTCCCTGAGTACAAGAAGATTCAAACCGCCCCATTCCAGCCCCTAGAGCTCTGGCTAGAGAAAAACAGAGGGGCCTCTTGGGGGAGCAGAGCCCACTGACATCGAGCTGCCCCCTAACCAGGTTAAGGCCCAGGCTTTCTATTCGCTGCCTTGTTTCCCTTCACAGTCTAGGATGTGGACAATTTTTTCTCTCATAGATATAAGGTCAGAGAAGGTAAGCTCCATGCCCAGGCTCACCCAGCAGATCCAGAGAGGAGTCAGGACCTGGGCCTAAGGCTCTGCCACACTGACAGCCCCGGGCCCACCAGCTGCAGAATCGGCCTTTAACCAGCGTAAGATCACAGACCCTCCGCCCAACACGCTACTTACCAATGCCGTATATTATTGGAAAGtggctttcattttcttcccGGTCATTTAATTCTAACacgttaaaaaaaagaaagggaattttaagatctaatttttaagaaatactaaataattgctttcattttctataaaCAGAGGCCAAGAAGGAGCTCCCCCTGCCTGGAAAGGCGGGGGGATCAGAACATGAAAGGAAGGGCCTGTGTCCCGTTTCCCAGCTGAGCCCGGGGCGGTCAGGTTATTGGAACAAACTGCCCTTCCAGAGTCTGAGCCTCCGATCACCCACACGTGTGGCGGCAGCTCCTCT
This genomic interval from Bos mutus isolate GX-2022 chromosome 25, NWIPB_WYAK_1.1, whole genome shotgun sequence contains the following:
- the NTAN1 gene encoding protein N-terminal asparagine amidohydrolase isoform X4; the encoded protein is MNAIKSFPDHTQCGRLEAHFVGGFNDDRQLSQKLTHQLLSEFDRQEDDIHLVTLCVTELNDREENESHFPIIYGIAVNIKTAEIYRASFQDRGPEEELRAARALTGGPMISIYDAKTEQLRIGPYSWTPFPHVDFWLQQDDKQILENLSTSPLAEPPHFVEHIRSTLMFLKKHPSPANTLFPGNKALLYKKNEDGLWEKISSPGS
- the NTAN1 gene encoding protein N-terminal asparagine amidohydrolase isoform X1, coding for MLHTLERARLLRGQSVQQVGPQGLLYVQQRELAVTSPKDGSISILGSDDATTCHIVVLRHTGNGATCLTHCDGSDTKAEVPLIMNAIKSFPDHTQCGRLEAHFVGGFNDDRQLSQKLTHQLLSEFDRQEDDIHLVTLCVTELNDREENESHFPIIYGIAVNIKTAEIYRASFQDRGPEEELRAARALTGGPMISIYDAKTEQLRIGPYSWTPFPHVDFWLQQDDKQILENLSTSPLAEPPHFVEHIRSTLMFLKKHPSPANTLFPGNKALLYKKNEDGLWEKISSPGS